One genomic segment of Pseudomonas fortuita includes these proteins:
- the rplU gene encoding 50S ribosomal protein L21, with protein sequence MSYAVIVTGGKQYKVAEGEFLKIEKLEVATGESVTFDRVLLVANGEEVTIGAPVVAGAKVVAEVVSQGRHDKVRIIKFRRRKHHMKRMGHRQWFTEIKITGIQA encoded by the coding sequence ATGTCTTACGCAGTAATCGTTACCGGCGGCAAGCAGTACAAAGTCGCTGAAGGTGAATTCCTCAAGATCGAAAAACTGGAAGTCGCCACTGGCGAATCCGTGACTTTCGATCGCGTTCTGCTGGTCGCCAACGGTGAAGAAGTCACCATCGGTGCTCCAGTTGTTGCTGGCGCTAAAGTAGTGGCCGAAGTCGTTTCGCAAGGCCGCCACGACAAGGTTCGCATCATCAAGTTCCGTCGTCGTAAGCACCACATGAAGCGTATGGGCCACCGCCAGTGGTTCACCGAGATCAAAATCACCGGCATCCAGGCTTAA
- the rpmA gene encoding 50S ribosomal protein L27: protein MAHKKAGGSTRNGRDSESKRLGVKMYGGQVIKPGNIIVRQRGTEFHAGYGVGMGKDHTLFAKIEGVIKFEKKGEFMRRYVSIVAA from the coding sequence ATGGCTCACAAGAAGGCTGGTGGTAGTACTCGTAACGGTCGCGACTCAGAATCTAAACGCCTTGGCGTGAAGATGTATGGCGGCCAGGTTATCAAGCCAGGCAACATCATCGTCCGTCAGCGCGGCACCGAATTCCACGCTGGCTACGGCGTTGGCATGGGCAAGGACCACACCTTGTTCGCCAAGATCGAAGGCGTGATCAAGTTCGAGAAGAAAGGCGAGTTCATGCGCCGTTACGTGAGCATCGTCGCCGCTTAA
- the cgtA gene encoding Obg family GTPase CgtA yields the protein MKFVDEVSIRVKAGDGGNGCMSFRREKFIENGGPNGGDGGDGGSVYMVADENLNTLVDYRYTRHHEAQRGSNGGSTDCTGKKGEDLFLRVPVGTTVIDASTQEVIGDLVTPGQKLMVAQGGWHGLGNTRFKSSTNRAPRQTTPGKPGDQRDLKMEMKVLADVGLLGLPNAGKSTFIRSVSAAKPKVADYPFTTLVPNLGVVSVDRWKSFVIADIPGLIEGASEGAGLGIRFLKHLARTRVLLHLVDIAPLDESSPADAAEVIVNELTRFSPSLAERERWLVLNKSDMVMDDERDARVQEVIDRLEWEGPVYVISAISKQGTDKLSHDLMRYLEDRADRLANDPAYAEELADLDQRIEDEARAQLQALDDARTLRRTGVKSVHDIGDDDGWDDDFEDDEDGPEIIYVRD from the coding sequence ATGAAGTTTGTTGACGAAGTATCCATTCGGGTCAAGGCCGGTGACGGCGGCAACGGTTGCATGAGCTTCCGTCGCGAAAAATTCATCGAGAACGGTGGCCCTAACGGCGGTGACGGCGGTGACGGCGGCTCGGTGTACATGGTCGCCGACGAAAACCTGAACACCCTGGTCGACTATCGCTACACCCGTCACCACGAAGCCCAGCGCGGCTCCAATGGCGGCAGCACCGACTGCACCGGCAAGAAGGGTGAAGACCTGTTCCTGCGCGTGCCGGTCGGTACTACCGTGATTGATGCTTCCACCCAGGAAGTGATCGGTGACCTGGTCACCCCTGGCCAGAAGCTGATGGTCGCCCAGGGCGGCTGGCACGGCTTGGGCAACACCCGTTTCAAGTCCAGCACCAACCGTGCACCCCGCCAGACCACGCCAGGCAAGCCGGGTGACCAGCGCGACCTGAAGATGGAAATGAAAGTGCTGGCCGACGTTGGTCTGCTGGGCCTGCCGAACGCCGGCAAGAGTACCTTCATCCGCTCGGTATCGGCCGCCAAGCCGAAAGTGGCCGACTACCCGTTCACCACCCTGGTGCCAAACCTGGGCGTGGTCAGCGTCGACCGCTGGAAGAGCTTTGTCATTGCCGACATCCCCGGCCTGATCGAAGGCGCGTCCGAAGGTGCCGGCCTGGGTATCCGCTTCCTCAAGCACCTGGCGCGTACCCGTGTGCTGTTGCACCTGGTGGACATTGCGCCGCTGGACGAAAGCAGCCCGGCCGATGCTGCCGAAGTGATCGTCAACGAGCTGACCCGCTTCAGCCCGTCGCTGGCCGAGCGTGAGCGTTGGCTGGTACTGAACAAGTCGGACATGGTCATGGACGACGAGCGCGATGCGCGTGTTCAGGAGGTGATCGACCGCCTGGAGTGGGAAGGCCCGGTCTACGTGATCTCGGCTATCTCCAAGCAGGGTACCGACAAGCTCAGCCACGACCTGATGCGCTACCTCGAAGACCGCGCCGACCGCCTGGCCAACGACCCGGCTTACGCCGAAGAACTGGCCGACCTCGACCAGCGCATCGAAGACGAAGCCCGCGCCCAGCTGCAGGCCCTGGACGACGCGCGTACCTTGCGCCGTACTGGCGTCAAGAGCGTGCACGACATCGGCGACGATGACGGTTGGGATGATGATTTCGAGGACGACGAAGACGGTCCGGAAATCATTTACGTGCGCGACTGA
- the proB gene encoding glutamate 5-kinase, with product MRSKVTGAKRWVVKIGSALLTADGKGLDRGAMAVWVEQMVALREAGVELVLVSSGAVAAGMSQLGWTTRPSAMNELQAAAALGQMRLVQAWESSFGEHGKHTAQILLTHDDLSDRKRYLNARSTLRTLVDLGVVPVINENDTVVTDEIRFGDNDTLAALVANLVEADLLVILTDRDGMFDADPRNNPEAQLIYEARADDPTLDAVAGGTGGALGRGGMQTKLRAARLAARSGAHTIIIGGRIERVLDRLKAGERLGTLLSPERGMLAARKQWLAGHLQTRGTLVLDAGAVQALRQANKSLLPVGVKTVQGSFRRGEMVVCVGPDGVEVARGLANYSALEAQKIIGQSSDTIESILGYSAEPELVHRDNLVLV from the coding sequence ATGCGAAGCAAGGTGACGGGCGCCAAGCGCTGGGTCGTGAAGATTGGCAGTGCTCTACTGACCGCCGATGGCAAAGGCCTCGACCGCGGCGCCATGGCCGTTTGGGTTGAGCAGATGGTCGCGCTGCGTGAGGCAGGTGTGGAGTTGGTACTGGTCTCATCCGGGGCCGTGGCTGCCGGCATGAGCCAGCTGGGCTGGACCACGCGACCGAGCGCGATGAACGAGCTGCAGGCGGCTGCCGCGCTTGGCCAGATGCGTTTGGTGCAGGCCTGGGAGTCGAGCTTCGGCGAGCATGGCAAGCACACCGCGCAAATCCTGCTGACCCATGACGACCTGTCCGACCGCAAGCGTTACCTGAACGCCCGCAGCACCTTGCGCACCCTGGTCGACCTGGGCGTGGTGCCGGTGATCAACGAGAACGACACCGTGGTCACCGACGAAATCCGCTTCGGCGACAATGACACCCTCGCGGCGCTGGTGGCCAACCTGGTCGAGGCCGACCTGCTGGTGATCCTCACCGACCGCGATGGCATGTTTGACGCCGACCCGCGCAACAACCCCGAAGCCCAGCTGATCTACGAAGCCCGTGCCGACGACCCGACGCTGGATGCCGTGGCCGGTGGTACCGGTGGTGCCCTGGGCCGTGGCGGCATGCAGACCAAGCTGCGCGCCGCGCGCCTGGCCGCCCGTTCCGGTGCCCACACCATCATCATCGGTGGCCGCATCGAACGCGTGCTGGACCGCCTCAAGGCAGGCGAGCGCCTGGGTACCTTGCTGTCGCCCGAGCGTGGCATGCTGGCCGCGCGCAAACAGTGGCTGGCCGGCCACCTGCAGACCCGTGGCACCCTGGTGCTGGATGCCGGTGCCGTGCAGGCACTGCGCCAGGCCAACAAGAGCCTGCTGCCGGTTGGCGTGAAGACCGTGCAGGGCAGCTTCCGCCGTGGCGAGATGGTGGTGTGTGTTGGCCCGGACGGTGTTGAAGTGGCACGCGGGCTGGCCAACTACAGCGCCCTGGAGGCGCAGAAGATCATTGGTCAGTCGTCCGATACCATCGAGTCCATCCTTGGCTATAGTGCGGAGCCCGAGTTGGTGCACCGCGACAATCTGGTGCTGGTATGA
- a CDS encoding CreA family protein: MSMFKRVIGVAALVLPMLAGAEEVGQVSTVFKFLGPNDRIVVEAFDDPKVEGVTCYLSRAKTGGMKGGLGLAEDRAEASIACRQVGPINFKGELKDGEEVFKERTSLVFKTMQVVRFLDKKRNTLVYLVYSDRMIEGSPQNAVTAIPILPWAH, encoded by the coding sequence ATGAGCATGTTCAAGCGGGTGATTGGCGTGGCGGCACTGGTGCTGCCAATGCTGGCAGGGGCCGAAGAAGTCGGCCAGGTGTCCACTGTCTTCAAGTTCCTGGGGCCGAACGACCGCATCGTGGTCGAAGCGTTTGACGACCCCAAGGTCGAGGGCGTGACTTGCTACCTGTCCCGGGCCAAGACTGGCGGCATGAAGGGTGGCTTGGGGCTGGCGGAGGACCGTGCGGAGGCGTCGATTGCCTGCCGTCAGGTCGGGCCGATCAACTTCAAGGGGGAGTTGAAAGATGGCGAGGAAGTGTTCAAGGAACGCACCTCGCTGGTGTTCAAGACCATGCAGGTGGTGCGCTTTCTCGACAAGAAGCGCAACACGCTGGTGTACCTGGTGTACAGCGACCGCATGATCGAAGGCAGCCCGCAGAACGCGGTGACCGCAATTCCGATCCTGCCTTGGGCGCATTGA
- the mksF gene encoding Mks condensin complex protein MksF — protein MSQERYGIRRFALLNTAGYSLGLFPLEHPLSVYGANNLGKSASINALQFPILARMSDMSFGKYSLEQSRRFYFASDTSYILCELSLPHGPHVIGVVGRGPGGGFGHQFFAYKGELDLAHYQKNDTCLRQKELFTNLERLGIKAYELKPDELRRLLVGGHTSVPLDLTMIPLRSTSEQSLKTFRALFINLLHMREITAAKLKQLFLDAFEHSLRSGSVDYIAACEEAFRDVRRMEQDYNALVAAGPLVEALAGGVAQRDILRGKLHRISPVLDTLLGTWQEYAMARKEELVIQSEHYRGEQDRLQNDQRGGTQELMRLEREITGIQRWLGELSVLKHRFALVDDVKVLEQQLLAAKDAHDELAGALAQSRQFSAEDLDERVRDLEKRLKQVKQQLDHADNNSYARLREEFSQQDVDRLMRLFNGALFSLPLGDRGIELDESDLWVKSLEAVLDGFKGERFEAPGLSIDLTHIDPPALQALADRAALRDQKERLEKELKQLKTQQAVTADRSASKAQTETLYQQVLDAQKALEDFRRSETLAAEEPEKLEQLSQLEAAQDELKRSSDAFTERVQQLSAKLQLVGRQIGDLESKQRTLEDALRRRQLLPADLPYGTPFMEAIDDSMDNLLPLLNDYQDSWQSLQRVDNQIEALYAQVRLKGVAKFDSEDDMERRLQLLVNAYAHRTEEALTLAKARRAAVTDIARTLRNIRSDYDSLEHQLALFNREINKRQVSNLESFRVVLAPNKEALKHIDQIIHSAGQYEEGETLSVFDLTQSADQDNKNEEAKEYLARLVAANHNQLGLKDLFELAFEITKVNGQPIIHADIDGAASNGTTMTIKALTNMYLLLHLMDRDLAGRIRLPYYLDEAADIDERNQAALLETSLQLGFVPILASVKPQVSAHVAIDLEGGSGPNGIYIDEADWKFISRLDEVKAIVREDQAEELA, from the coding sequence ATGAGCCAGGAACGCTACGGCATCCGCCGCTTCGCACTGCTCAACACCGCTGGCTACAGCCTCGGCCTGTTCCCGCTGGAGCATCCGCTGTCGGTATACGGTGCCAACAACCTGGGTAAGTCGGCGTCGATCAACGCCCTGCAGTTCCCGATCCTGGCGCGTATGTCGGACATGAGCTTCGGCAAGTACAGCCTCGAGCAGTCACGCCGCTTCTACTTCGCCAGCGATACCTCGTACATTCTCTGCGAGCTGAGCCTGCCCCACGGCCCGCACGTGATCGGCGTGGTTGGCCGCGGCCCGGGCGGCGGCTTCGGTCACCAGTTCTTTGCCTACAAAGGTGAACTGGACCTGGCCCACTACCAGAAAAACGACACCTGCCTGCGCCAGAAAGAGCTGTTCACCAACCTGGAACGGCTGGGCATCAAGGCCTACGAGCTGAAGCCGGACGAACTGCGCCGCCTGCTGGTTGGCGGCCACACCTCGGTGCCGCTGGACCTGACCATGATCCCGCTGCGCTCCACCAGCGAGCAAAGCCTGAAAACCTTCCGCGCGCTGTTCATCAACCTGCTGCACATGCGCGAAATCACCGCAGCCAAGCTCAAGCAGCTGTTCCTTGACGCCTTCGAGCACAGCCTGCGTTCGGGCAGCGTCGACTATATCGCCGCGTGTGAGGAAGCCTTCCGCGACGTGCGCCGCATGGAACAGGACTACAACGCCCTGGTGGCTGCCGGCCCCCTGGTCGAGGCCCTGGCCGGTGGTGTGGCCCAGCGCGACATACTGCGCGGCAAGCTGCACCGCATTTCGCCGGTGCTCGATACCCTGCTGGGCACCTGGCAGGAATACGCCATGGCGCGCAAGGAAGAGCTGGTTATCCAGTCCGAGCACTACCGCGGCGAGCAGGACCGCCTGCAGAACGACCAGCGCGGTGGCACTCAGGAGCTGATGCGCCTGGAGCGCGAAATCACCGGTATCCAGCGCTGGCTGGGCGAGCTGTCGGTGCTCAAGCACCGCTTTGCCTTGGTCGATGACGTCAAGGTGCTGGAGCAGCAACTGCTGGCGGCCAAGGATGCCCACGACGAACTGGCCGGCGCCCTGGCACAGTCGCGCCAGTTCTCCGCCGAAGACCTGGATGAGCGTGTACGCGACCTGGAAAAACGCCTGAAGCAGGTCAAGCAGCAGCTGGACCACGCTGACAACAACAGCTACGCCCGCCTGCGCGAGGAGTTCTCGCAACAGGACGTCGACCGCCTGATGCGTCTGTTCAACGGTGCGCTGTTCAGCCTGCCGCTGGGCGACCGTGGCATCGAACTGGACGAGAGCGACCTGTGGGTAAAATCGCTGGAAGCGGTACTGGACGGCTTCAAGGGCGAACGCTTCGAAGCGCCGGGGCTGTCCATCGACCTCACCCACATCGATCCACCCGCGCTGCAGGCCCTGGCCGACCGCGCCGCCCTGCGCGACCAGAAAGAGCGCCTGGAAAAAGAGCTGAAACAGCTCAAGACCCAGCAGGCGGTCACCGCCGACCGCTCCGCCTCCAAGGCGCAAACCGAAACCCTGTACCAGCAAGTGCTGGACGCGCAGAAGGCGCTGGAAGATTTCCGCCGCAGCGAAACCCTGGCCGCCGAAGAGCCCGAGAAGCTGGAGCAGCTGTCGCAACTGGAAGCCGCCCAGGACGAACTCAAGCGCTCCAGTGATGCCTTCACCGAGCGCGTCCAGCAGCTGTCGGCCAAGCTGCAGCTGGTCGGCCGACAGATCGGCGACCTCGAGTCCAAGCAGCGCACCCTGGAAGACGCCCTGCGTCGTCGCCAGCTGCTGCCGGCCGACCTGCCCTACGGCACCCCCTTCATGGAAGCCATCGACGACTCGATGGACAACCTGCTGCCGCTGCTCAACGACTACCAGGACAGCTGGCAGAGCCTGCAGCGGGTAGACAACCAGATCGAGGCGCTTTACGCCCAGGTGCGCCTCAAAGGCGTGGCCAAGTTCGACAGTGAAGACGACATGGAGCGCCGCCTGCAACTGCTGGTGAACGCCTATGCGCACCGCACCGAAGAAGCCCTGACCTTGGCCAAGGCACGCCGCGCGGCGGTCACCGACATCGCCCGGACCCTGCGCAACATCCGCAGCGACTATGACAGCCTCGAGCATCAGCTGGCCCTGTTCAACCGCGAGATCAACAAGCGTCAGGTCTCCAACCTGGAAAGCTTCCGCGTGGTGCTGGCGCCGAACAAGGAAGCGCTCAAGCACATCGACCAGATCATCCACAGCGCCGGCCAGTACGAAGAAGGCGAAACCCTGTCGGTGTTCGACCTGACCCAAAGCGCCGATCAGGACAACAAGAACGAAGAGGCCAAGGAGTACCTGGCACGCCTGGTGGCGGCCAACCACAACCAGCTGGGCCTGAAAGACCTGTTCGAGCTGGCGTTCGAAATCACCAAGGTCAACGGCCAGCCGATCATCCACGCCGACATCGACGGCGCTGCCTCCAACGGCACCACCATGACCATCAAGGCGCTGACCAACATGTACTTGTTGCTGCACCTGATGGACCGCGACCTGGCCGGGCGCATCCGCCTGCCCTACTACCTGGACGAAGCAGCAGACATCGACGAACGCAACCAGGCGGCACTGCTGGAGACCAGCTTGCAGCTGGGCTTCGTACCGATTCTGGCGAGTGTGAAGCCACAGGTATCGGCGCACGTGGCGATCGACCTGGAGGGCGGCAGCGGGCCGAACGGCATCTACATCGACGAGGCGGACTGGAAGTTCATCAGCCGGCTGGATGAGGTGAAGGCGATTGTGCGTGAGGATCAGGCCGAGGAACTGGCCTGA